The following proteins are encoded in a genomic region of uncultured Vibrio sp.:
- a CDS encoding error-prone DNA polymerase: protein MTSYSELFCQSNFSFLTGASHAEELVLQAAFFHYQAIAITDECSVAGIVKAHTTIQQHKLDIKQIVGSMFWLNDECQVVLLCPCRKAYAELCRIITNARRRSEKGSYQLSEWDLMSIRHCFVLWLPTHQNSDHYWGRWLNQHHTSRLWVAIQRHLGGDDSAYTNHCEKLAHELQLPITACGGVLMHSVERLPLQHVLTAVKHSCSVDQLGFERLSNAERALRPLNKLSRVYKPKWLAESQHIANLCEFKLSELKYEYPAELIPDGYTPDSYLRRLVERGKKRRFPEGVPEAIQKTIENELALIKELKYHYYFLTIHDIVMFAKKQGILYQGRGSAANSVVCYCLEITSVDPRQIAVLFERFISKERDEPPDIDVDFEHERREEVIQYIYKKYGRERAALAATVISYRFKSAVREVGKALGIEETQLDFFIKNVNRRDRSHGWQAQIVELGLHPESLKGQQFIQLVNEIIGFPRHLSQHVGGFVISSGPLYELVPVENAAMEDRTIIQWDKDDLESLKLLKVDVLALGMLNAIRKCFQLVEKHHQRSLSIAEITRLQDDPNVYRMIQKADTVGVFQIESRAQMSMLPRLKPACYYDLVIQIAIVRPGPIQGDMVHPFLKRRNGEEPVSYPSEAVKSVLERTMGVPIFQEQVIKLAMVAAGFSGGEADQLRRAMAAWKKNGDLAKFRPKLIDGMRERDYDLAFAERIFEQICGFGEYGFPESHSASFAVLAYCSSWLKYYYPAEFYTALLNSQPMGFYSPSQLVQDARRHGIEVLPICVNLSHYRHHLIPRSNGRLGVQLGFRLVKGLSEESVNRLIEHRPKNGYRSIQEVKQILRNRRDIELLASANALQILSGNRYSARWAAMDSLSDLPLFHDVQEPVIDYQTQPSEYENLIEDYASTGLSLNRHPITLLEQAGKLPRFTRMLQLVEKEHKSLVTVVGLVTGRQSPGTAAGVTFITLEDDTGNINVVVWSATARAQKQAYLTSKVMMVKGIVEKEGEVTHVIAGKLIDCTHHLTELQSKSRDFH, encoded by the coding sequence ATGACGAGTTATTCAGAACTGTTTTGTCAGTCCAATTTCTCTTTTCTTACCGGAGCTTCTCATGCAGAAGAGCTGGTACTGCAAGCCGCTTTTTTCCATTATCAGGCCATTGCGATAACGGATGAATGTTCCGTTGCAGGTATCGTAAAAGCACATACCACGATCCAGCAACATAAGCTCGATATCAAGCAAATCGTAGGCAGCATGTTTTGGCTCAATGATGAATGCCAAGTGGTCTTATTATGCCCATGTCGTAAAGCTTATGCAGAACTGTGCCGTATTATCACCAACGCAAGACGGCGCAGTGAAAAAGGCAGCTATCAACTCTCTGAATGGGACTTGATGTCAATTCGTCACTGTTTTGTTTTATGGCTCCCAACCCACCAAAACAGCGATCATTACTGGGGACGCTGGTTAAACCAACATCATACAAGCCGCTTATGGGTTGCCATCCAGCGTCACCTTGGTGGCGATGATTCGGCATATACCAACCATTGTGAAAAACTCGCCCATGAACTTCAGTTACCGATTACCGCTTGTGGTGGTGTACTCATGCATTCGGTCGAACGCTTGCCCTTACAACATGTGCTCACCGCAGTGAAACACAGTTGCAGCGTTGATCAGCTCGGCTTTGAACGGCTTTCAAATGCTGAACGTGCTTTACGACCACTCAATAAACTTTCCCGCGTCTACAAACCAAAATGGCTGGCAGAAAGCCAACACATCGCTAATTTGTGTGAATTTAAGCTGAGCGAACTGAAATACGAATATCCTGCGGAGTTAATTCCTGACGGCTACACGCCAGATTCTTACCTGCGTAGGTTAGTTGAACGCGGCAAGAAAAGACGTTTTCCTGAAGGTGTTCCAGAAGCCATCCAGAAAACTATCGAGAATGAACTCGCATTAATTAAAGAGCTGAAATACCACTATTACTTTTTAACCATTCACGACATTGTGATGTTTGCAAAAAAGCAAGGCATTCTCTATCAGGGACGCGGCTCTGCGGCAAACTCAGTGGTGTGCTATTGCCTGGAAATCACCTCCGTGGACCCAAGGCAAATCGCTGTACTGTTCGAAAGGTTTATCAGTAAAGAACGAGATGAGCCGCCAGATATTGATGTCGACTTTGAGCACGAACGCCGGGAAGAAGTCATTCAATATATCTATAAGAAATATGGTCGCGAGCGCGCAGCTCTGGCTGCAACCGTCATCAGTTATCGTTTCAAAAGCGCAGTCAGAGAAGTCGGTAAAGCACTGGGGATAGAAGAAACCCAGCTGGACTTTTTCATTAAGAATGTTAACCGACGCGATCGTAGCCACGGCTGGCAAGCGCAGATTGTTGAGCTCGGATTACACCCAGAGTCGCTTAAGGGACAGCAGTTTATTCAATTGGTGAACGAGATCATCGGCTTTCCTCGCCATCTGTCTCAACACGTCGGTGGCTTTGTGATTTCGTCTGGACCGTTATACGAGTTAGTTCCGGTAGAAAACGCCGCGATGGAAGATCGCACCATCATTCAGTGGGACAAAGACGATTTAGAAAGCTTAAAACTGCTCAAGGTCGATGTACTCGCATTAGGCATGCTGAATGCGATCAGAAAGTGCTTTCAACTGGTGGAAAAGCACCACCAGCGATCACTTTCCATTGCCGAGATCACCCGGCTTCAGGACGATCCCAATGTTTATCGCATGATCCAGAAAGCAGACACTGTCGGGGTATTTCAGATCGAATCCAGGGCACAAATGAGCATGCTCCCTCGCTTAAAGCCTGCCTGTTATTACGACTTGGTGATTCAAATTGCGATTGTGCGTCCGGGACCCATTCAGGGTGATATGGTTCATCCCTTTCTGAAAAGGCGCAATGGTGAAGAACCTGTCAGCTACCCTTCAGAAGCTGTGAAAAGTGTCTTAGAGCGAACCATGGGCGTGCCGATTTTTCAGGAACAAGTGATTAAACTCGCCATGGTTGCTGCTGGCTTTAGTGGCGGTGAAGCCGACCAACTACGCCGGGCGATGGCTGCCTGGAAAAAGAATGGCGATCTCGCAAAATTCAGACCCAAGCTTATCGATGGTATGCGTGAGCGAGACTATGATTTAGCCTTTGCGGAACGCATCTTCGAGCAGATTTGTGGATTTGGCGAATACGGCTTCCCGGAAAGCCATTCCGCTTCATTTGCGGTGCTGGCGTATTGTTCATCTTGGCTGAAGTACTACTACCCCGCCGAGTTTTATACCGCGCTATTGAATAGCCAGCCAATGGGTTTTTACAGTCCTTCGCAACTGGTGCAGGATGCTCGTCGTCATGGCATCGAAGTCTTGCCAATCTGCGTCAATCTTTCACACTATCGACACCATCTTATCCCGCGCTCTAACGGACGGCTAGGTGTGCAACTTGGCTTTCGTTTAGTCAAAGGACTCAGTGAAGAGAGCGTAAACCGACTTATTGAGCATCGTCCTAAAAACGGTTATCGCTCCATTCAGGAAGTAAAGCAAATCTTGAGAAACCGCCGCGATATCGAACTGTTAGCATCCGCGAATGCGTTGCAGATCTTATCGGGTAATCGCTACAGTGCTCGTTGGGCGGCCATGGACTCCCTATCGGACTTGCCTTTATTTCATGATGTGCAAGAACCTGTTATTGACTATCAAACCCAACCTTCTGAGTATGAAAACCTGATTGAAGATTATGCCAGTACAGGGCTTTCTCTCAATCGCCATCCGATTACTTTATTGGAGCAAGCAGGTAAGCTGCCGCGTTTTACCCGCATGCTACAGTTAGTCGAGAAAGAACATAAATCACTGGTGACCGTGGTTGGGCTAGTGACCGGACGCCAATCTCCCGGTACCGCTGCAGGGGTTACCTTTATCACTTTAGAGGACGATACAGGAAATATTAATGTTGTCGTTTGGAGCGCCACCGCCCGAGCACAAAAACAGGCTTATCTCACATCTAAGGTAATGATGGTTAAGGGAATTGTAGAAAAAGAAGGAGAAGTAACACACGTAATTGCTGGCAAGCTGATTGATTGCACTCATCACTTAACGGAGTTACAAAGCAAATCACGGGACTTTCACTAG
- a CDS encoding DNA polymerase Y family protein: protein MSLWIYLHFPRLQLDTLFGDTQDQPVVIVESQRCRVIQYNDIAKQHGIKPNMGLGSAASLCRDLQVHPYQPKTERKKLQEVAQWLYLITSDVVLMPNQGILLRATPMLCLYEGLDNYWQKVSTHLASLKLSVQFGCGFSPFAAKLMALSGSNQLIEDKARIQQSLSSLPLTLTDLSTATVEMLHRVGVSTLQDLLELPLQDIARRFDIDLVNYVGRLTGQFKHPVDFYHPTESFQVYLELLFELENVQWIEKPLVKLLSQLETFLKLRDKVAFELRLTLQQRDKQEQHLQLTSAQGDYLCHRWQQLASLSLESLTLNGPVIGLTLQVIRQGEPASSTCDLFAGQKGRMNALELLSLLQAKLGKNSVLKPEIAYDPRPEKACQYRSADEPDVALSSIPQLLRPAMQLPRPIPLQEQVSLVHGPERIVSGWWDGDEIMRDYYIAHTRQGRWLWVFRDQHKHWFLHGYFC, encoded by the coding sequence ATGTCTTTGTGGATTTACTTGCACTTCCCTCGCTTACAATTAGACACCCTATTTGGTGACACTCAAGATCAGCCAGTGGTCATTGTTGAAAGCCAGCGTTGTCGCGTCATTCAATATAATGACATTGCGAAACAACATGGCATTAAACCTAATATGGGCTTGGGTAGCGCGGCATCTTTATGTCGTGACTTACAAGTCCACCCTTACCAGCCAAAAACCGAGCGGAAAAAATTACAGGAAGTTGCCCAGTGGCTGTATCTGATCACTTCTGATGTCGTGCTGATGCCAAATCAGGGGATCCTGCTACGCGCAACGCCCATGCTCTGTCTCTATGAGGGGCTAGATAACTACTGGCAAAAAGTCTCTACTCACCTCGCCTCACTCAAGCTAAGTGTTCAGTTTGGCTGTGGGTTTTCCCCATTCGCTGCCAAACTCATGGCTCTGTCTGGAAGTAATCAGTTGATTGAAGACAAAGCGCGTATTCAGCAATCACTCTCCTCTTTGCCACTAACACTGACTGATTTATCCACGGCGACGGTGGAGATGTTACATCGTGTCGGCGTGAGTACGTTACAAGATCTGCTTGAACTGCCACTGCAGGACATCGCGCGACGTTTTGATATTGATCTCGTGAACTATGTAGGGCGACTGACCGGCCAATTTAAACACCCTGTCGACTTTTATCATCCTACGGAATCATTCCAAGTCTATTTAGAACTGTTATTTGAACTCGAAAATGTTCAATGGATCGAGAAGCCGCTTGTGAAGTTACTGAGTCAACTCGAAACCTTTTTAAAGCTAAGAGATAAAGTGGCCTTCGAACTCCGTTTGACACTCCAGCAGCGAGATAAACAAGAGCAGCACCTTCAACTCACTTCCGCGCAAGGGGACTACTTATGCCACCGCTGGCAGCAACTCGCCAGCTTGAGCCTGGAATCTCTAACGCTCAATGGCCCTGTGATTGGCCTGACGTTACAGGTAATTCGACAAGGCGAGCCTGCCAGCAGTACTTGCGATCTCTTTGCCGGGCAGAAAGGTCGAATGAACGCTTTGGAACTGCTCTCTTTATTGCAGGCCAAACTGGGGAAGAACTCTGTGCTCAAGCCAGAGATTGCTTACGACCCAAGACCAGAAAAAGCCTGCCAATATCGTTCAGCCGATGAACCTGATGTCGCGCTTTCATCCATTCCTCAATTGCTGCGTCCGGCGATGCAATTACCGAGGCCAATACCGCTTCAAGAGCAAGTATCTCTGGTACACGGACCAGAGCGAATTGTTTCAGGGTGGTGGGATGGCGATGAGATCATGCGTGATTACTACATTGCACACACCAGACAAGGCCGCTGGCTATGGGTATTTCGCGATCAACACAAACATTGGTTTCTTCACGGGTATTTTTGTTAA
- the imuA gene encoding translesion DNA synthesis-associated protein ImuA, with the protein MQDIIQHLKSQHLVWQANLTKADPHQFLHRSGFPELDTLLGGGFPPHGVIEMESVGSVGELRLLAPYLKSFLTSGVTAFIQPPALMNSFFLHSIGLDINQVWVITPEHQRDALWTAEQCLKSGVCTNVLLWQEELEIHQVKRLQVASEQGSCPLFMLKPVRANRLSLPVSLSLKVQGSDQGVSVEVLKRKGGWRKGQIEINFRHHYPQLVVPTKAHIPSTVVNFPMLNQG; encoded by the coding sequence ATGCAAGATATTATTCAGCACCTAAAAAGCCAGCATCTTGTTTGGCAGGCAAATTTAACCAAAGCGGACCCACATCAGTTCCTCCATCGCTCTGGCTTTCCAGAACTGGATACGCTGTTGGGTGGAGGCTTTCCACCTCATGGGGTGATCGAGATGGAGTCTGTAGGCAGTGTCGGTGAATTGCGCCTGCTCGCACCTTATTTGAAATCCTTTTTGACCAGCGGTGTAACCGCGTTTATTCAGCCACCTGCTCTGATGAACTCATTCTTCCTACACAGTATCGGCCTGGACATTAATCAGGTCTGGGTCATCACTCCTGAGCACCAGCGTGATGCGCTCTGGACAGCGGAGCAATGCCTAAAAAGTGGCGTATGTACCAATGTACTCCTGTGGCAAGAAGAACTTGAGATCCATCAGGTCAAACGTCTGCAAGTCGCCAGTGAGCAAGGTTCTTGCCCTCTGTTTATGTTGAAACCAGTTCGAGCAAACCGTCTATCCCTGCCAGTGTCACTCAGCCTCAAAGTACAAGGGAGCGATCAAGGGGTCAGCGTTGAGGTATTAAAACGCAAAGGTGGCTGGAGAAAAGGCCAGATCGAGATTAACTTCCGGCATCATTACCCACAACTTGTTGTACCGACTAAGGCACATATTCCGTCGACAGTCGTGAATTTCCCGATGTTAAATCAAGGGTAA
- a CDS encoding YciK family oxidoreductase, which produces MDYSVSADALKDKVILVTGAGNGIGRQAALSYAKHGATVILLGRNVQNLESIYDEIEAAGYPQAAIIPLDLKGATKQNYIDMAETIEGQFGRLDGLLHNAGVLSTLCPFEQINEEDFDDIMQINVKAEVLMTQALLPVMRKSEAGRIIFTSSTVGHSGRAFWGPYAISKFAVEGMMQTLADELSDTPMRVNAINPGATRTRMREKAYPGEDANLLKTPQDLMPLYLHLMDPSVTDVNGQCIDAQPKRK; this is translated from the coding sequence GTGGACTACTCCGTTTCAGCAGATGCCTTAAAAGATAAAGTCATTCTTGTTACCGGCGCAGGTAATGGTATTGGCCGTCAAGCCGCACTTTCATACGCAAAGCACGGTGCAACGGTGATTTTATTGGGCAGAAACGTTCAAAACCTTGAATCCATTTACGACGAAATTGAAGCCGCTGGTTACCCACAAGCCGCAATTATTCCTCTTGATTTAAAAGGGGCAACAAAGCAGAACTACATTGATATGGCAGAGACAATCGAAGGCCAGTTCGGACGCCTTGATGGTCTACTACACAACGCCGGTGTTTTGAGCACACTGTGCCCATTCGAACAGATCAATGAAGAAGACTTCGACGACATCATGCAAATCAACGTGAAAGCCGAAGTTCTGATGACTCAAGCACTGCTACCTGTGATGCGCAAATCTGAAGCTGGCCGTATTATCTTTACCTCTTCTACCGTTGGCCACTCAGGTCGTGCTTTCTGGGGCCCATACGCTATCTCGAAATTCGCAGTAGAAGGCATGATGCAAACCCTGGCTGATGAGTTAAGTGATACCCCAATGCGCGTTAATGCCATCAACCCAGGTGCAACACGTACTCGCATGCGTGAAAAAGCATACCCAGGTGAAGATGCAAACCTGCTGAAAACACCACAGGATCTGATGCCGTTGTACCTGCACCTGATGGACCCAAGTGTGACTGATGTGAATGGTCAGTGCATTGACGCGCAACCGAAGCGTAAATAA
- the sohB gene encoding protease SohB, with product MEFILDYGLFLAKIVTVVAAIVVLIVLVKSAGGKSGVPKGELEITNLSEQHKQSVEQLEHHLHDEAFLKARDKALKKEEKEKNKSREKEIKQASKDGELDSKREPHLFVLDFKGSIDAKEVNSLREEVTAILAVAREGDEVLLRLESGGGMVHGYGLASSQLDRIKAAGLPLTIAVDKVAASGGYMMACVADKIVSAPFAIVGSIGVIAQIPNFNKLLKKHDIEYEQLTAGEYKRTLTMFGENTDKARDKFKQELEETHVLFKDFIRERRPSLELEKVATGEHWFGTQAKERGLVDEICTSDDLVVAACKDKTVLAVHYVPKKKLADKLAGIASKMADSVILKLAERGQKPIG from the coding sequence TTGGAATTTATATTAGATTACGGTCTATTTTTGGCCAAGATTGTCACAGTCGTTGCTGCGATCGTTGTCCTGATTGTGCTTGTTAAATCGGCTGGTGGAAAGTCAGGTGTGCCAAAAGGTGAACTCGAGATCACCAACCTTTCTGAGCAGCATAAGCAGTCTGTTGAGCAATTAGAGCATCATTTACACGATGAGGCTTTCCTCAAAGCTCGTGATAAAGCCCTCAAGAAAGAAGAAAAAGAAAAGAACAAATCCCGCGAGAAAGAGATCAAACAAGCAAGTAAAGACGGTGAGCTAGATAGCAAACGCGAACCACACCTGTTTGTTCTCGACTTCAAAGGCAGTATTGATGCCAAAGAAGTGAACTCATTACGTGAAGAAGTCACCGCGATTTTGGCTGTAGCTCGTGAAGGGGACGAAGTCCTACTGCGTTTAGAGTCTGGTGGGGGCATGGTGCATGGCTACGGCTTGGCGTCTTCTCAGCTTGATCGTATTAAAGCCGCTGGTTTGCCATTAACCATCGCCGTGGATAAAGTGGCGGCAAGTGGTGGTTATATGATGGCGTGTGTGGCAGACAAAATCGTCTCTGCACCCTTTGCCATTGTGGGCTCAATTGGCGTGATCGCACAAATTCCAAACTTCAATAAGTTATTGAAGAAGCATGATATCGAGTACGAACAACTTACCGCAGGTGAGTACAAGCGTACTCTGACTATGTTTGGAGAAAACACCGACAAAGCTCGTGATAAATTCAAGCAAGAGCTAGAAGAAACTCACGTACTATTCAAAGACTTCATTCGTGAGCGCCGCCCAAGCTTAGAGCTAGAAAAAGTAGCCACTGGCGAACACTGGTTTGGTACTCAGGCAAAAGAACGTGGTCTGGTCGACGAAATATGCACGTCTGATGATCTCGTTGTTGCGGCATGCAAAGACAAGACAGTATTAGCCGTTCACTACGTACCGAAGAAAAAACTGGCTGATAAGCTAGCGGGTATTGCGAGTAAAATGGCAGACAGTGTCATCTTAAAACTGGCTGAACGTGGACAAAAACCAATCGGTTAA
- the cmk gene encoding (d)CMP kinase yields MSSQTPVVTVDGPSGAGKGTLCMLLAEKLGFQLLDSGAIYRVLALAAIHHGVDTESEDALVPLATHLDVQFIAEGDLVKVILEGENVSGELRKEETGMAASKVAALPRVREALLRRQRAFETAPGLVADGRDMGTVVFPHAQAKIFLDASAEERANRRLKQLQDKGLDVRFADLLSEIQERDDRDRNRPVAPLRPAEDALVLDSTSMSIDEVVEKALQYIESKLAE; encoded by the coding sequence ATGTCCTCTCAAACTCCGGTTGTAACCGTAGATGGACCGAGTGGTGCAGGTAAAGGCACTTTGTGTATGTTGCTAGCGGAAAAGTTGGGTTTCCAACTTTTAGACTCTGGCGCAATTTATCGAGTACTTGCACTCGCTGCTATTCACCATGGTGTTGATACTGAGTCTGAGGATGCGCTTGTCCCACTGGCTACACACCTAGATGTTCAATTTATCGCTGAAGGTGATCTGGTTAAGGTTATTTTAGAAGGCGAAAATGTCTCCGGTGAGCTTCGTAAAGAAGAAACGGGGATGGCGGCATCTAAAGTCGCTGCGCTGCCACGTGTCCGTGAAGCATTATTGCGTCGTCAACGTGCCTTTGAAACGGCGCCAGGTCTCGTTGCCGATGGCCGTGATATGGGAACCGTTGTATTCCCACATGCACAAGCGAAAATTTTCCTTGATGCGAGCGCAGAAGAGCGTGCAAATAGACGCCTTAAACAGTTGCAAGATAAAGGGTTAGATGTTAGATTTGCTGACCTTTTAAGCGAGATCCAAGAGCGTGACGATCGCGATCGTAACCGCCCAGTGGCGCCACTACGCCCTGCAGAGGATGCGCTTGTGCTAGATTCAACGTCGATGAGTATCGACGAAGTGGTAGAAAAGGCACTACAATATATCGAATCGAAGCTAGCTGAGTAA
- the rpsA gene encoding 30S ribosomal protein S1 gives MTESFAQLFEEFLNETEFQQGSIVKGTVVAIENGFVLVDAGLKSESAIPAEQFKNAAGELEVEVGAEVDVALDAVEDGFGETQLSREKAKRHEAWIVLEKAYEEAETVVGIINGKVKGGFTVELNGIRAFLPGSLVDVRPIRDTAHLENKELEFKVIKLDQKRNNVVVSRRAVIESENSVERDELLETLQEGSEVKGIVKNLTDYGAFVDLGGVDGLLHITDMAWKRVKHPSEIVNVGDEIQVKVLKFDRERTRVSLGLKQLGEDPWVAIAKRYPEGHKLTGRVTNLTDYGCFVEIEEGVEGLVHVSEMDWTNKNIHPSKVVNVGDEVEVMVLEIDEERRRISLGLKQCKANPWQSFAEAQAKGDKVTGKIKSITDFGIFIGLEGGIDGLVHLSDISWNVAGEEAVREYKKGDEISAVVLAVDAERERISLGVKQMENDPFNAYVADNKKGTLVNATVTAVDAKGATVEIAEGVEGYIRASEVSRDRVEDASLILSAGDVVEAKFTGVDRKNRVINLSIKAKDEAEEQEAMASINKQDDNAFGNAMADAFKAAKGE, from the coding sequence ATGACTGAATCTTTTGCTCAACTCTTTGAAGAGTTTCTAAACGAAACAGAATTCCAACAAGGCAGCATCGTTAAAGGTACTGTAGTAGCTATCGAGAACGGTTTCGTTCTTGTTGACGCTGGTCTTAAGTCTGAATCTGCTATCCCTGCTGAACAGTTCAAGAACGCTGCTGGCGAACTTGAAGTTGAAGTTGGCGCTGAAGTTGACGTAGCTCTAGACGCTGTTGAAGATGGTTTCGGTGAAACTCAACTTTCTCGTGAGAAAGCTAAGCGTCACGAAGCTTGGATCGTACTTGAGAAAGCTTACGAAGAAGCTGAAACTGTTGTTGGTATCATCAACGGTAAAGTTAAAGGCGGTTTCACTGTTGAACTAAACGGTATCCGTGCTTTCCTTCCTGGCTCTCTAGTAGACGTACGCCCAATCCGCGACACTGCTCACCTAGAAAACAAAGAGCTAGAGTTCAAAGTTATCAAACTTGACCAAAAACGTAACAACGTAGTTGTTTCACGTCGTGCTGTTATCGAATCTGAAAACAGTGTTGAGCGTGACGAGCTTCTAGAAACTCTACAAGAAGGTTCTGAAGTTAAAGGTATCGTTAAGAACCTTACTGACTACGGTGCGTTCGTTGACCTAGGTGGCGTTGACGGTCTTCTACATATCACAGATATGGCTTGGAAGCGCGTTAAGCACCCATCTGAAATCGTTAACGTTGGTGACGAGATCCAAGTTAAAGTTCTTAAGTTCGACCGTGAGCGTACTCGCGTATCACTAGGTCTTAAGCAACTAGGCGAAGATCCATGGGTAGCAATCGCTAAGCGTTACCCAGAAGGTCACAAACTAACTGGTCGCGTAACTAACCTAACTGACTACGGCTGCTTCGTTGAAATCGAAGAAGGCGTTGAAGGTCTAGTTCACGTTTCAGAAATGGATTGGACTAACAAGAACATCCACCCATCTAAAGTTGTTAATGTTGGCGACGAAGTTGAGGTTATGGTTCTTGAAATCGACGAAGAGCGTCGTCGTATCTCTCTAGGTCTGAAACAGTGTAAAGCTAACCCATGGCAGTCATTCGCTGAAGCACAAGCTAAAGGCGACAAAGTTACTGGTAAGATCAAGTCTATCACTGACTTCGGTATCTTTATCGGTCTAGAAGGCGGCATTGACGGTCTAGTTCACCTATCTGACATTTCTTGGAATGTTGCTGGCGAAGAAGCTGTACGTGAGTACAAGAAAGGCGACGAGATCTCTGCAGTTGTTCTAGCAGTAGACGCAGAGCGTGAGCGTATCTCTCTAGGCGTTAAGCAAATGGAAAATGACCCATTCAATGCTTACGTTGCAGACAACAAGAAAGGTACTCTAGTTAACGCTACAGTAACTGCTGTTGACGCTAAAGGTGCTACTGTTGAAATCGCAGAAGGCGTTGAAGGTTACATCCGTGCTTCTGAAGTATCTCGCGATCGCGTAGAAGATGCTTCTCTAATCCTAAGCGCTGGTGATGTTGTTGAAGCTAAGTTCACAGGTGTAGACCGTAAGAACCGCGTAATCAACCTATCTATCAAAGCTAAAGACGAAGCTGAAGAGCAAGAAGCAATGGCATCTATCAACAAGCAAGATGACAATGCATTCGGTAACGCAATGGCTGACGCTTTCAAAGCAGCTAAAGGCGAATAA
- the ihfB gene encoding integration host factor subunit beta, which yields MTKSELIERLCAEQTHLSAKEVEDAVKDILEHMASTLESGDRIEIRGFGSFSLHYREPRVGRNPKTGDKVELDGKFVPHFKPGKELRERVNIG from the coding sequence ATGACTAAGTCTGAACTGATTGAAAGACTCTGCGCTGAGCAAACGCATTTATCAGCGAAAGAGGTAGAGGATGCTGTAAAAGATATTCTAGAACACATGGCCTCTACATTAGAGAGTGGTGATCGTATCGAGATCCGCGGCTTTGGTAGTTTCTCTCTCCATTACCGTGAGCCTCGCGTAGGTCGTAACCCTAAAACGGGTGATAAGGTAGAGCTAGACGGTAAGTTCGTCCCTCACTTTAAACCGGGCAAAGAGCTTCGTGAGCGTGTAAATATTGGCTAA
- a CDS encoding lipopolysaccharide assembly protein LapA domain-containing protein produces MKIIKIVAIFALFLIALALGSQNQEVVAFNYLLAKGEFHLSTLLGVVFVVGFGLAWVIFAGIQLKTQLQVRRLKKKLKKYEPANAETTAKPAIDKQA; encoded by the coding sequence ATGAAAATTATAAAAATCGTTGCTATTTTTGCTCTCTTTCTAATTGCACTAGCATTAGGCTCACAAAACCAAGAAGTTGTGGCCTTTAATTATCTTTTAGCAAAAGGAGAGTTCCATTTATCAACGCTACTAGGCGTGGTATTTGTTGTTGGTTTTGGCTTGGCTTGGGTTATCTTCGCTGGCATCCAACTAAAGACTCAACTTCAAGTTCGACGTCTGAAAAAGAAACTGAAAAAGTACGAGCCAGCTAACGCAGAAACTACTGCTAAGCCTGCTATCGACAAACAGGCATAA